ATTTTATCCTGGTAAACAAGTACGCCTACGGGCTTCGGTTGCCAGTGGCCGGCACCAAGGTGGTGTCGATGGGTGATCCCGAGCGTGGTGATGTCATGGTGTTCCGTTATCCGGAGGATGGCGCCACCAACTACATCAAACGAGTGATTGGTTTGCCGGGTGACCGGGTGCGCTATCGCGATAAACAGCTGTTTATCAATGATGAACCGGTGGCCAGGGAGTTTGTGGCCCGTCTTCCGCCAATGGAGCGCTGGCGTGAGGAAGTGGGCGGCGTTGAGCACGATGTGTATCTGACCCTGGGCCGGGTTGCAGGCAACGGGGAAGGTGAATGGCTGGTGCCTGATGGCCACTACTTTGTCATGGGGGACAACCGGGACAACAGTAACGACAGCCGGTTCTGGGGCACTGTGCCTGATGAGCTTGTGGTCGGGAAGGCCTTTGCCATCTGGATGCACTGGAAATCGCTGACAAGTCTGCCATCTTTTGATCGAGTGGGTAGCATTGACTAACCCCGTTGTGCCGGAGACAAACATGATGAAAAAGAATAATCCCGTCGGATTGCAGCAGCAGGGCGGCAGCGCTCTAACCATGCTGATTGTGGCGATGTTTTTTGGCAGCCTGCTGGCCCTGGGGCTGAAAATTGGCCCTGCTTACCTGGACGATTTCACCATTCAGGAAGCACTGGAAGGTCTTGATGGCACCGAGGGGTTGTCGCGAATGGGGCCGGCTGAGGTGCGCAACCTGATTAACCGGCGCCTGAGCGTCAATAACGTCAGGGGCTTCGACGCCAAGCAGATCAGCGTTGAGAAAAATGGCGAGTTTGTGGTCATCAAGGTGGACTACGAGGTTCGCAATCATCTATTCGGAAACGTGGACACCATCGTTCATTTCCAGCACGAGTATGAGTTAAAGGGACAGTGAGTTCACAACCAGATCTGGATCAGTTGCAGCGTCGTATCGGATACACCTTCAAGGAACCCGAGCGGTTGCTGCTGGCCCTGACCCACAGAAGTTACGGGAACCAGAATAATGAACGCCTGGAGTTCCTTGGGGATTCCATCGTTAATATGGTGATTGCAGAGCACTTGTACCTGCACTTCGAGAAAGCCCGGGAGGGCCAGTTGAGCCGGCTCCGGGCGCGGATGGTCAAAGGCGTGACCCTCGCCGAGATCGGTCGCGAATTCCAGTTGGGCCAGTATCTCCGGCTGGGCTCTGGTGAGCTCAAGAGTGGTGGCTACCGGCGCGAGTCGATTCTGGCGGATGCGGTGGAGTCCATCATCGGTGCTATTTACCTGGACAGCGATTTTCATACCTGCCGTGAGCAGGTGCTGCGCTGGTTCGAGCATCGCCTGGCCAATCTGGACATTCAGGACACCCAGAAAGATCCGAAAACCCGGTTGCAGGAATACCTGCAATCCCGGCAGTTCCCGCTGCCTCGTTACGAAGTGATCTCCGTCGACGGTGAAGCCCATGAGCAGACGTTCCACGTCTCCTGTGCCTTACCGTCACTGGATCGAAAGACCAGCGGCACCGGTAGCAGTCGGAGAATTGCTGAACAGCAGGCTGCCCGCAATGCCCTAAAGCAACTGGGCGTGGAGAACTCCTGATGAATGATATTACCCGCCCGGAAGATCCGGACAGCCGTTGTGGTTTTGTCGCCATTGTTGGCCGGCCGAACGTGGGAAAATCCACGCTTCTGAACCATATCCTGGGCCAGAAACTGAGTATTACCTCCCGCAAACCCCAGACCACCCGACATCAGGTGCTGGGTATCAAGACAGACGGACCGGTGCAGGCCATCTATGTGGATACCCCCGGCATGCACGAAGACGAGCCCCGTGCGCTGAACCGTTATATGAACAAAGCGGCGTCGTCTGCCCTGATCGACGTGGACGTGGTGGTGTTCGTGGTGGACCAGCTGGCGTGGACCACTGCCGATAACATGGTGCTGGAGAAATTGTCGCGGTTGAAATGCCCGGTTATCCTTGCAGTTAACAAGGTGGACAAGGTTGAGAACCGGGACAAACTGCTGCCGCACCTTGAGGCACTGTCCAAAAAACGGGAATTTGCCGAAATTATCCCTTTGTCTGCGTTGAAAGAAACCAACCTCCAGCCACTGGAGGAAGCTGTGGGACGTTTTCTGCCCCAGAGTGTGCACTTCTACCCGGACGATCAGATTACGGATCGCAGCGAGCGCTTTATGGCGTCGGAGATGGTGCGGGAGAAAATTACCCGCCAACTCGGGGCTGAATTGCCTTATTCCGTGGCAGTAGAGAT
The window above is part of the Marinobacter sp. THAF197a genome. Proteins encoded here:
- the rnc gene encoding ribonuclease III, whose protein sequence is MSSQPDLDQLQRRIGYTFKEPERLLLALTHRSYGNQNNERLEFLGDSIVNMVIAEHLYLHFEKAREGQLSRLRARMVKGVTLAEIGREFQLGQYLRLGSGELKSGGYRRESILADAVESIIGAIYLDSDFHTCREQVLRWFEHRLANLDIQDTQKDPKTRLQEYLQSRQFPLPRYEVISVDGEAHEQTFHVSCALPSLDRKTSGTGSSRRIAEQQAARNALKQLGVENS
- the era gene encoding GTPase Era; the protein is MNDITRPEDPDSRCGFVAIVGRPNVGKSTLLNHILGQKLSITSRKPQTTRHQVLGIKTDGPVQAIYVDTPGMHEDEPRALNRYMNKAASSALIDVDVVVFVVDQLAWTTADNMVLEKLSRLKCPVILAVNKVDKVENRDKLLPHLEALSKKREFAEIIPLSALKETNLQPLEEAVGRFLPQSVHFYPDDQITDRSERFMASEMVREKITRQLGAELPYSVAVEIEEFKHEGKTLHISALILVEREGQKKIIIGDKGERLRRIGQEARVDMERMFGTKVMLRLWVKVKRGWADSDRALKSLGMSDF
- a CDS encoding DUF4845 domain-containing protein — protein: MKKNNPVGLQQQGGSALTMLIVAMFFGSLLALGLKIGPAYLDDFTIQEALEGLDGTEGLSRMGPAEVRNLINRRLSVNNVRGFDAKQISVEKNGEFVVIKVDYEVRNHLFGNVDTIVHFQHEYELKGQ
- the lepB gene encoding signal peptidase I, coding for MDIDFPLVLVVLTFATGLIWLADKVFFSKRRQAAGPDVGGAASDDTAETSEPWLVDLSRSFFPVLAIVLVLRSFLVEPFQIPSGSMLPTLEVGDFILVNKYAYGLRLPVAGTKVVSMGDPERGDVMVFRYPEDGATNYIKRVIGLPGDRVRYRDKQLFINDEPVAREFVARLPPMERWREEVGGVEHDVYLTLGRVAGNGEGEWLVPDGHYFVMGDNRDNSNDSRFWGTVPDELVVGKAFAIWMHWKSLTSLPSFDRVGSID